From one Mya arenaria isolate MELC-2E11 chromosome 4, ASM2691426v1 genomic stretch:
- the LOC128233104 gene encoding uncharacterized PE-PGRS family protein PE_PGRS3-like produces MLRLSAFLLLGACSLGVIAGRSTYGGSLSGGNGGIAGLLGASRNGGLNGIGSMGAGNNGRNEAGGVSGAGAVNMQVFPYAPFLPNSGARSRSFRSGMGLAGFGGLSFGGQGAGRSGNSGSYGSSGGAGIAGIAGLSSGLRMLPRNGDGGSLVNIEPNVVDFVPLSMSSVRGFPTRPDTIPVNSMVAVGMNANAGGMGAGGINANAGAMGASGMNANAVAMGARSMNGNGGAVSAVGAGMDSMNAAAVNAVLNAGMNTGTALNARNTGIGTNTAAVDMGAAIVAMNTMAGAGRNAGMNGGMNGGRNSVIGGGMNDSVMRALGAGMGAGVGGSTGGVNAPMVSVAMMPLAVAGNAGQMNLGGRGDAISGGIAGFGMQGLTYIGNGCYIDESGNIVKLGEGVVGVAGVAGAGNRGSGRRAGGKWKL; encoded by the exons ATGCTGAGATTGTCCGCATTTCTGTTGTTGGGGGCCTGCTCCCTGGGGGTCATCGCCGGACGCAGTACCTACGGCGGAAGTTTGA gtgGCGGAAATGGCGGAATTGCCGGGCTTCTCGGGGCTTCACGAAACGGTGGCCTAAACGGGATTGGCAGCATGGGCGCCGGTAATAACGGAAGAAATGAAGCGGGAGGTGTAAGCGGAG CAGGTGCCGTCAACATGCAGGTCTTTCCCTACGCGCCATTTCTGCCAAATAGCGGTGCTAGATCTCGCTCATTCAGATCGGGAATGGGATTAGCTGGTTTTGGTGGACTCAGCTTTGGCGGCCAAGGAGCAGGTAGATCAGGCAATTCTGGTTCCTACGGCTCTAGCGGTGGCGCAGGTATTGCAGGTATTGCAGGTTTAAGCAGTGGTCTTCGTATGCTCCCCCGAAACGGAGATGGTGGTAGCCTCGTCAACATTGAACCAAATGTTGTTGATTTCGTACCTTTGTCCATGTCATCAGTCAGGGGCTTCCCTACCCGTCCTGATACGATCCCAGTTAACAGTATGGTTGCTGTTGGCATGAACGCGAACGCCGGTGGTATGGGCGCAGGTGGCATTAACGCGAACGCCGGTGCTATGGGCGCAAGTGGAATGAACGCGAACGCCGTTGCTATGGGCGCTAGAAGTATGAATGGAAACGGAGGTGCTGTATCCGCTGTGGGAGCGGGTATGGACAGCATGAACGCCGCTGCCGTGAACGCTGTATTGAACGCAGGGATGAACACAGGAACTGCATTGAATGCCAGAAATACTGGTATTGGCACTAACACGGCTGCTGTCGATATGGGTGCTGCGATAGTCGCTATGAACACCATGGCCGGAGCTGGAAGGAACGCTGGCATGAACGGCGGCATGAACGGTGGCAGGAACTCGGTCATTGGAGGAGGAATGAACGACAGCGTTATGAGAGCCCTCGGAGCTGGTATGGGCGCTGGCGTTGGTGGTTCAACTG GTGGAGTGAACGCGCCGATGGTGTCTGTGGCCATGATGCCGTTGGCTGTTGCCGGAAATGCCGGTCAAATGAATTTAGGTGGCAGGGGGGATGCCATCAGCGGCGGCATCGCAGGGTTCGGGATGCAGGGCCTCACTTACATTGGGAACGGATGTTACATCGACGAAT CTGGCAACATTGTGAAGCTTGGTGAGGGAGTAGTGGGAGTTGCAGGAGTGGCGGGGGCTGGAAACCGCGGTTCCGGCCGCCGGGCTGGAG gCAAATGGAAACTCTAG
- the LOC128229662 gene encoding uncharacterized PE-PGRS family protein PE_PGRS54-like, whose amino-acid sequence MLRLSAFLLLGACSIGVIAGRSTYGGSLSGGNGGIAGLLGASRNGGLNGIGSMGAAGAVNMQVFPYAPFLPNSGARYRLFGSGMGLAGFGGLSFGGQGAGTSGNSGSYGSSGGAGIAGIAGLSSGLRMLPRNGDGGSLVNIGPNVVDFVPLSMSSVRGFPTRPDTIPVNGMVAVGMNANAGGMGAGGINANGGAMGASGMNANAGAMGARSMNGNGGAVSATGAGMGSMNAAAMNAVLNAVGMNTGTALNAGNTGIGTNTAAVDMGAAIVAMNTMAGAGRNAGMNGGMNGGRNSVIGGGMNDSVMRALGAGMGGGNAGVDGSTGGVNAPMVSVAMMPLAVAGNAGQMNLGGRGDAISGGIAGFGMQGLTYIGNGCYIDESGNIVKLGEGVVGVAGVAGAGNRGSGRRAGGKWKL is encoded by the exons gtGGCGGAAATGGCGGAATTGCCGGGCTTCTCGGGGCTTCACGAAACGGTGGCCTAAACGGGATTGGCAGTATGGGCGCCG CAGGTGCCGTCAACATGCAGGTCTTTCCCTACGCGCCATTTCTGCCAAATAGCGGTGCTAGATATCGCTTATTCGGATCGGGAATGGGATTAGCTGGTTTTGGTGGACTCAGCTTTGGCGGCCAAGGAGCAGGTACATCAGGCAATTCTGGTTCCTACGGCTCAAGCGGTGGCGCAGGTATTGCAGGTATTGCAGGTTTAAGCAGTGGTCTTCGTATGCTCCCCCGAAACGGAGATGGTGGTAGCCTCGTCAACATTGGACCAAATGTTGTTGATTTCGTACCTTTGTCCATGTCATCAGTCAGGGGCTTCCCTACCCGTCCTGATACGATCCCAGTTAACGGTATGGTTGCTGTTGGCATGAACGCGAACGCCGGTGGTATGGGCGCAGGTGGCATTAACGCGAACGGCGGTGCAATGGGCGCAAGTGGAATGAACGCGAACGCCGGTGCTATGGGCGCTAGAAGTATGAATGGGAACGGAGGTGCTGTATCCGCTACGGGAGCGGGTATGGGCAGCATGAACGCCGCTGCCATGAACGCTGTATTGAACGCAGTAGGGATGAACACAGGAACTGCATTAAATGCCGGAAATACTGGTATTGGCACTAACACGGCTGCTGTCGATATGGGTGCTGCGATAGTCGCTATGAACACCATGGCCGGAGCTGGAAGAAACGCTGGCATGAACGGCGGCATGAACGGTGGCAGGAACTCGGTCATTGGAGGAGGAATGAACGACAGCGTTATGAGAGCCCTCGGAGCTGGTATGGGCGGCGGTAATGCTGGCGTTGATGGTTCAACTG GTGGAGTGAACGCGCCGATGGTGTCTGTGGCCATGATGCCGTTGGCTGTTGCCGGAAATGCCGGTCAAATGAATTTAGGTGGCAGGGGGGATGCCATCAGCGGCGGCATCGCAGGGTTCGGGATGCAGGGACTCACTTACATTGGGAACGGATGTTACATCGACGAAT CTGGCAACATTGTGAAGCTTGGTGAGGGAGTAGTGGGAGTTGCAGGAGTGGCGGGGGCTGGAAACCGCGGTTCCGGCCGCCGGGCTGGAG gCAAATGGAAACTCTAG